In a genomic window of Myxococcota bacterium:
- a CDS encoding TIGR03619 family F420-dependent LLM class oxidoreductase — protein MKFVVSAAFNDPDHLTELAICADEHGYEAMAFPDHVVHPEQLDTPYPYTEDGSRRWEAFTPWVDPWVAIGACAAVTRRLRFTNNVFVLAMRNPYLAAKSIATAAAMSGGRVTLTLGVGWSNVEYTLMGQDFRTRGKRTDEMIELIRKLWTGEMVSHEGRFYQCEPLEMNPKPPERIPIWVGGISDPALRRAARNDGWLSDLQSSAEIAECIARVRQYREELGRGDAPLDVMASASDAFDVDGYRRLADAGVTHVLTLPWIFTQGDTKVLSEKKDGLRRFADDVIAKF, from the coding sequence GTGAAGTTCGTCGTTTCCGCTGCCTTCAACGACCCCGACCATCTGACCGAGCTGGCGATCTGTGCCGACGAGCACGGCTACGAGGCGATGGCCTTTCCCGACCACGTCGTCCACCCGGAGCAGCTCGATACGCCCTATCCCTACACCGAGGACGGTTCGCGGCGTTGGGAGGCCTTCACGCCGTGGGTCGATCCCTGGGTGGCGATCGGGGCCTGCGCCGCGGTCACGCGTCGGCTGCGCTTCACCAACAACGTATTCGTGCTGGCGATGCGCAACCCGTATCTCGCGGCGAAGTCGATCGCGACGGCCGCCGCGATGTCCGGGGGGCGCGTCACGCTCACCCTCGGCGTCGGCTGGTCGAACGTCGAGTACACGCTGATGGGCCAGGACTTCCGCACCCGCGGCAAGCGCACCGACGAGATGATCGAGCTGATCCGCAAGCTCTGGACCGGCGAGATGGTCTCCCACGAGGGCCGCTTCTATCAGTGCGAACCCCTCGAGATGAACCCGAAGCCGCCGGAGCGCATCCCGATCTGGGTGGGCGGCATCTCGGACCCGGCGCTGCGACGCGCGGCGCGCAACGACGGCTGGCTCTCCGACCTGCAGAGCTCGGCCGAGATCGCCGAGTGCATTGCGCGCGTGCGTCAGTACCGCGAGGAGCTCGGGCGCGGTGACGCGCCCCTCGACGTGATGGCCAGCGCGAGCGACGCCTTCGATGTCGACGGTTACCGCCGCCTGGCCGACGCCGGCGTGACCCACGTGTTGACGCTCCCGTGGATCTTCACCCAGGGCGACACGAAGGTGCTCTCGGAGAAGAAGGACGGCCTGCGCCGCTTCGCCGATGACGTGATCGCGAAGTTCTGA
- a CDS encoding PEP-CTERM sorting domain-containing protein (PEP-CTERM proteins occur, often in large numbers, in the proteomes of bacteria that also encode an exosortase, a predicted intramembrane cysteine proteinase. The presence of a PEP-CTERM domain at a protein's C-terminus predicts cleavage within the sorting domain, followed by covalent anchoring to some some component of the (usually Gram-negative) cell surface. Many PEP-CTERM proteins exhibit an unusual sequence composition that includes large numbers of potential glycosylation sites. Expression of one such protein has been shown restore the ability of a bacterium to form floc, a type of biofilm.): MLKKNWSSKGLFIASLATLTLLVAGAANAVAMFDLTSKKNWYGKSWSTEVHGIELKLTAHSTDGREWVHMGKWGTGVYSYKGDSTQIDGWGPDERLRMHFSEMVHIVKVEFTEANGSGDDWSLDIDGKTIVDDKASGSGIWWANKAVFDKPGTIMDFYADHKNDDFKIKKIWVKKWEKPVPEPSAALVFGIGLLVASQASRRRR; encoded by the coding sequence ATGCTCAAGAAGAACTGGAGCTCCAAGGGACTGTTTATTGCTTCCCTTGCGACGCTCACTTTGCTGGTCGCTGGCGCCGCGAACGCGGTCGCCATGTTCGACCTGACCAGCAAGAAGAACTGGTACGGAAAGTCGTGGTCGACCGAGGTCCACGGCATCGAGCTGAAGCTCACGGCTCACAGCACCGATGGTCGCGAGTGGGTGCACATGGGCAAGTGGGGCACGGGCGTCTACTCGTACAAGGGTGACTCCACTCAGATCGATGGCTGGGGCCCGGACGAGCGCCTGCGCATGCACTTCTCCGAGATGGTGCACATCGTGAAGGTCGAGTTCACCGAGGCCAACGGCAGCGGTGACGACTGGTCGCTCGACATCGACGGCAAGACGATCGTCGACGACAAGGCTTCCGGTAGCGGCATCTGGTGGGCCAACAAGGCTGTCTTCGACAAGCCCGGCACCATCATGGACTTCTACGCCGACCACAAGAACGACGACTTCAAGATCAAGAAGATCTGGGTCAAGAAGTGGGAGAAGCCCGTTCCGGAGCCGAGCGCTGCGCTCGTGTTCGGAATCGGCCTCCTGGTGGCGAGCCAGGCCTCGCGCCGCCGCCGCTAG
- a CDS encoding RNA polymerase sigma factor, with product MDTTRRPDSIDAKASAAPAAAALATPEALAEAATAYRSRLLAAADRLVRDPDEAEDVVQEAVLAALRSLHRFRGDSQLSSWLYRITVNCALMRLRSRRRRPTVALDEVSNGEAEWPDANLPAADERLWQRERLHAVRDSMESLSDVQREALLLRGVQELPVGEVAKRLGRTPNAAKMLVHRARERVRGDLELLDSAA from the coding sequence ATGGACACGACACGACGACCCGACTCGATCGACGCGAAGGCTTCCGCGGCTCCGGCCGCGGCAGCGCTGGCAACCCCCGAGGCCCTGGCCGAAGCCGCGACCGCCTACCGGTCGCGCCTCCTGGCCGCCGCAGATCGCCTGGTGCGCGATCCGGACGAGGCCGAGGACGTCGTCCAGGAGGCGGTGCTGGCGGCACTCCGCTCGCTCCACCGCTTCCGCGGCGACTCCCAGCTCTCCTCGTGGCTCTACCGGATCACCGTGAACTGCGCGCTGATGCGCCTGCGGTCGCGCCGACGCCGCCCGACCGTGGCCCTGGACGAGGTCTCCAACGGCGAGGCCGAGTGGCCCGATGCGAACCTGCCCGCGGCCGACGAGCGGCTCTGGCAGCGCGAGCGGCTGCACGCGGTCCGCGATTCGATGGAGTCGCTCTCGGACGTCCAGCGCGAGGCGCTGCTGCTCCGCGGGGTCCAGGAGCTGCCGGTGGGCGAGGTGGCGAAGCGCCTCGGCCGGACGCCGAACGCGGCGAAGATGCTCGTTCACCGGGCGCGCGAGCGCGTGCGGGGCGACCTCGAACTGCTCGATTCGGCGGCCTAA
- a CDS encoding glutathione S-transferase family protein, with protein sequence MKLYFFPIAPNPTKVRTYLAEKGIEIELELVSFFEGAQNTPEFRAKNPLGKLPVLELDDGSILTESLAIMRYLEELHPEPNMVGTTPLERARISELERICENGVLSAVARYIHATKSPLDLPPKPQVAEVAWENLQANLEVLDARVGAGPFVAGDRVTIADCTLWAGFNFAKFRDVEIDAKYANLLAWRERFADRPSTQI encoded by the coding sequence ATGAAGCTCTACTTCTTCCCGATTGCTCCCAACCCGACCAAGGTCCGCACCTACCTCGCGGAAAAGGGCATCGAGATCGAACTCGAGTTGGTGAGCTTCTTCGAGGGAGCCCAGAACACCCCCGAGTTCCGTGCGAAGAACCCGCTCGGCAAGCTCCCCGTCCTCGAGCTCGACGACGGAAGCATCCTCACCGAATCGCTCGCGATCATGCGCTACCTCGAGGAGCTCCACCCCGAGCCCAACATGGTCGGCACCACGCCCCTCGAGCGGGCGCGAATCAGCGAGCTCGAGCGCATCTGCGAGAACGGCGTGCTGTCGGCGGTGGCGCGCTACATCCACGCCACCAAATCCCCGCTCGACCTGCCGCCGAAGCCGCAGGTCGCGGAGGTCGCCTGGGAGAACCTGCAGGCCAACCTCGAGGTGCTGGACGCCCGCGTGGGCGCCGGGCCCTTCGTCGCCGGCGATCGCGTCACGATCGCCGACTGCACGCTGTGGGCCGGGTTCAACTTCGCGAAGTTCCGCGATGTCGAGATCGATGCGAAGTACGCGAACCTGCTCGCCTGGCGCGAGCGTTTCGCCGATCGCCCCAGCACCCAGATCTGA
- a CDS encoding enoyl-CoA hydratase-related protein — protein MADPVLRELDEDGVLLVTLNRPEKKNAFHDPQWDGLRDALRDAREDPRVAVVVVTGAGDDFSAGQDLTAFGRPAEPRDDGHPSGYHACMEALVAFDKPLLAAAKGVGVGIGATFLFHCDVVYVGESVRLRLPFVSLGLVPEGASSYMLQQVIGSQKAAELFYTAEWIDAGQAVELGIAAGVFPDAQLLEATLAVAREIAAHPVSSLQATKRTLLRAHRDGIQAALDAEDHGMKEMAGSPENLEAVQAFIEKRKPDFKQFR, from the coding sequence ATGGCCGATCCGGTGCTGCGCGAGCTCGACGAGGATGGAGTCCTCCTCGTCACCCTCAATCGACCCGAGAAGAAGAACGCCTTCCACGATCCACAGTGGGACGGGCTGCGCGACGCCCTGCGTGACGCACGCGAAGACCCCCGGGTCGCCGTCGTCGTGGTGACGGGTGCCGGCGACGACTTCTCGGCGGGTCAGGACCTGACCGCGTTCGGCAGGCCAGCCGAACCAAGAGACGACGGCCACCCCAGCGGCTACCACGCGTGCATGGAGGCCCTGGTGGCCTTCGACAAGCCGCTCCTCGCGGCGGCGAAGGGCGTCGGAGTGGGGATCGGTGCCACCTTCCTGTTCCACTGCGACGTCGTCTACGTGGGCGAGAGCGTCCGCCTGCGTCTGCCCTTCGTATCGCTCGGGCTCGTGCCCGAAGGCGCCTCCAGCTACATGCTCCAGCAGGTGATCGGTTCCCAGAAGGCCGCCGAGCTCTTCTACACCGCCGAGTGGATCGACGCCGGCCAGGCGGTCGAACTGGGGATCGCGGCCGGCGTCTTCCCCGACGCCCAGCTGCTCGAGGCGACCCTCGCGGTGGCGCGCGAGATCGCGGCCCACCCGGTTTCGTCCCTGCAGGCGACGAAGCGCACCCTGCTCCGCGCGCATCGCGACGGCATCCAGGCGGCGCTGGACGCCGAAGACCACGGCATGAAGGAAATGGCGGGCTCGCCCGAGAACCTGGAGGCCGTCCAGGCCTTCATCGAGAAGCGCAAGCCCGACTTCAAACAGTTCCGCTAG
- the metG gene encoding methionine--tRNA ligase, with amino-acid sequence MTRRQILVTTALPYVNADIHLGHLVEHIQTNIWVRFQRMRGHEVAYVCADDTHGTATMLRAQQENREPESLLEEVRSAHERDLADFGVVFDHYGSTHSPSNERLVGEVWAALRAGGHVVSRDVTQLYDAEAGIFLADRFVKGECPRCGAPDQYGDNCDVCGCVYQPHELKDPVSTITGTVPEVRSATHHFVALAPFQEFLTEWTQAEGRMPRETANWLKGAFLAEPLRDWDVSRPAPYFGFEIPDEPGHFFYVWLDAPVGYMSATWDWCERTGDDFERWWGNPECEIHHFIGKDIAYFHTLFWPAMLKAWGRPLPTRVHVHGFLTVNGEKMSKRKGTFVLARTYLDHLPSDYLRYYFATKISGGASDMDLNLEEFHAKVNADLVGKVVNLASRTARFVQGKALSDAYPDDGGLFAAAVAKGDEIAGAYEACDHARATRLVMGLADQANEFVEARAPWKLKKQEGAEAELRDVCSVALNLFHQIIVYLAPVQPRLAADARSLLGLSAEPNWDEAATPLTGTAVGKFQHLMARLEAEKVEAFIAAGAAAAAVAEAATVPVDDGEALAGEPLEPEIAIDDFAKLDLRVARIESAQAVKGASKLLELEVSLGGDERRTVFAGIKKAYEPESLVGRLVVVVANLAPRKMKFGTSEAMVLAAGPGGSDLFVLSPDSGAVPGQRVR; translated from the coding sequence ATGACGCGGCGACAGATTCTCGTCACGACCGCCCTGCCCTACGTGAATGCCGACATTCACCTCGGGCATCTGGTCGAGCACATCCAGACCAACATCTGGGTGCGCTTCCAACGGATGCGCGGCCACGAGGTGGCCTACGTCTGCGCCGACGACACTCACGGCACCGCGACGATGCTGCGCGCCCAGCAGGAGAACCGCGAACCCGAGTCACTGCTCGAAGAGGTGCGCAGCGCCCACGAGCGTGACCTCGCCGATTTCGGCGTCGTGTTCGATCACTACGGCAGCACCCACAGTCCCTCGAACGAGCGCCTGGTCGGCGAAGTCTGGGCGGCTCTGCGCGCGGGCGGGCACGTCGTCAGCCGTGACGTCACCCAGCTCTACGACGCCGAGGCGGGAATCTTCCTGGCCGATCGGTTCGTGAAGGGCGAGTGTCCGCGCTGCGGGGCACCCGACCAGTACGGCGACAACTGCGACGTGTGCGGATGCGTGTATCAGCCGCACGAGCTCAAGGACCCGGTGAGCACGATCACCGGCACCGTCCCCGAGGTGCGCAGCGCGACGCACCATTTCGTCGCCCTCGCTCCGTTCCAGGAATTCCTCACCGAGTGGACCCAGGCCGAGGGCCGGATGCCGCGCGAGACCGCGAACTGGCTGAAGGGAGCCTTCCTCGCCGAGCCCCTGCGCGACTGGGACGTGTCGCGTCCCGCGCCCTACTTCGGCTTCGAGATCCCCGACGAGCCGGGTCACTTCTTCTACGTCTGGCTCGACGCACCCGTCGGCTACATGAGCGCCACCTGGGACTGGTGTGAGCGCACCGGCGACGACTTCGAGCGCTGGTGGGGGAACCCGGAGTGCGAGATCCACCACTTCATCGGCAAGGACATCGCGTACTTCCACACGCTCTTCTGGCCGGCGATGCTGAAGGCCTGGGGGCGGCCGCTGCCCACGCGCGTGCACGTGCACGGCTTCCTGACCGTGAATGGCGAGAAGATGAGCAAGCGCAAGGGCACCTTCGTGCTCGCACGGACCTACCTCGATCATCTTCCTTCCGACTACCTCCGCTACTACTTCGCGACGAAGATCTCCGGCGGCGCGTCGGACATGGATCTGAACCTCGAAGAGTTCCACGCCAAGGTGAACGCAGACCTGGTGGGGAAGGTCGTGAACCTCGCGAGCCGCACGGCTCGCTTCGTCCAAGGAAAGGCGCTCTCGGACGCGTATCCCGACGACGGCGGCCTGTTCGCTGCGGCGGTGGCGAAGGGCGACGAGATCGCGGGAGCCTACGAAGCCTGCGATCACGCGCGCGCGACCCGGCTCGTGATGGGGCTGGCGGATCAGGCGAACGAGTTCGTCGAGGCGCGTGCTCCCTGGAAGCTCAAGAAGCAGGAAGGGGCCGAGGCCGAGTTGCGCGACGTGTGCAGCGTGGCCCTCAACCTCTTCCACCAGATCATCGTGTACCTGGCGCCGGTGCAGCCGCGGCTGGCCGCCGACGCGCGCAGTCTTCTCGGTCTGTCGGCGGAACCCAACTGGGACGAGGCGGCGACTCCGTTGACGGGCACCGCGGTCGGCAAGTTCCAGCATCTGATGGCCCGGCTCGAAGCCGAGAAGGTCGAGGCCTTCATCGCGGCGGGCGCCGCGGCGGCTGCCGTGGCCGAAGCAGCGACGGTGCCGGTCGACGACGGGGAGGCCCTCGCGGGCGAGCCCCTCGAGCCCGAGATCGCCATCGACGACTTCGCGAAGCTCGATCTGCGCGTCGCGCGCATCGAGTCGGCCCAGGCGGTGAAGGGGGCGAGCAAGCTCCTCGAGCTGGAGGTGAGCCTGGGCGGCGACGAACGCCGCACCGTGTTTGCCGGCATCAAGAAGGCCTACGAGCCCGAGTCGCTGGTGGGCCGCCTGGTCGTGGTCGTCGCCAACCTCGCTCCGCGCAAGATGAAGTTCGGGACCAGCGAGGCGATGGTGCTGGCCGCCGGACCGGGCGGGTCGGACCTCTTCGTCCTGTCACCGGACAGTGGCGCGGTGCCCGGCCAGCGCGTCCGCTAG
- a CDS encoding acyl-CoA dehydrogenase family protein: MHFGLNEEQQLLQETVQGFVAGECPPPRLRELFDAGTGHDPGLWKGLAEMGIPGLAIDEAHGGAGMQLLELAIVFEELGAGCLPGPLFGHALAGLAIQLAGSDAQRERWLPGIASGETLATVAFADGADGWDPEQWSLGLDGGSLRGQKQHVPHGGHAEFCVVGVAGGGFAVVETQADGVRCEDENGIDRGRPLATLHFDGAAAEILEGDAGAAARVRDAAAVLLAAEAFGAAWRLVTMTTEYAKTREQFGTPIAQFQGVKHQLADMATQVEASRALYWYAAHAWDELPAESAHAAALAKSHITDRAIEVARASVELHGGLGFTWECDVQLWFKRVLFDRAWGGTPEQHRRRIAELGAW; encoded by the coding sequence ATGCATTTTGGATTGAACGAGGAGCAACAGCTCCTCCAGGAAACGGTCCAGGGCTTCGTCGCTGGCGAGTGTCCCCCGCCCCGGCTCCGGGAGCTCTTCGACGCGGGCACCGGCCACGACCCGGGCCTCTGGAAGGGCCTGGCCGAGATGGGCATTCCCGGCCTGGCGATCGACGAGGCCCACGGCGGCGCCGGCATGCAGCTGCTCGAGCTGGCGATCGTCTTCGAGGAGCTGGGCGCGGGCTGTCTGCCGGGGCCGCTCTTCGGCCACGCCCTCGCTGGCCTGGCGATCCAGCTCGCGGGCAGCGACGCCCAGCGCGAGCGCTGGCTTCCAGGCATCGCGTCGGGCGAGACCCTTGCGACCGTGGCCTTCGCCGACGGGGCGGATGGCTGGGACCCGGAGCAGTGGAGCCTTGGGCTCGACGGCGGGTCTCTGCGCGGCCAGAAGCAACACGTCCCCCACGGTGGGCACGCCGAGTTCTGCGTGGTCGGCGTGGCGGGCGGTGGCTTCGCGGTCGTCGAGACCCAGGCCGACGGCGTGCGCTGCGAGGACGAGAACGGCATCGATCGAGGACGCCCCCTCGCCACGCTCCACTTCGACGGCGCGGCCGCCGAAATTCTCGAGGGCGATGCGGGAGCGGCCGCACGCGTGCGTGATGCAGCCGCGGTGCTGTTGGCCGCCGAGGCCTTCGGCGCGGCCTGGCGCCTGGTCACGATGACCACCGAGTACGCGAAGACCCGCGAACAGTTCGGGACGCCGATCGCCCAGTTTCAGGGGGTGAAGCACCAGCTCGCCGACATGGCGACCCAGGTCGAGGCGTCCCGCGCGCTCTACTGGTACGCCGCCCACGCCTGGGACGAGTTGCCCGCGGAGTCCGCCCATGCGGCGGCGCTCGCGAAGAGCCACATCACCGACCGCGCCATCGAAGTCGCGCGCGCGTCGGTCGAGCTGCACGGCGGCCTGGGCTTCACCTGGGAGTGCGACGTCCAGCTCTGGTTCAAGCGCGTTCTCTTCGATCGGGCCTGGGGGGGGACGCCCGAACAACACCGTCGGCGGATCGCCGAGCTGGGAGCCTGGTAG
- a CDS encoding cytochrome P450, whose product MVEYNPFSEEIMADPYPIYRQLRAEAPVYRLADYPCWALSRFEDVWNASMDAKSYSVAQGTTPAQQLTKVQPVTPMINNLDPPDHTRLRSQFRPFFGPARVRALDPTIRELFSKALDELVERGGGDLVGEFGTRVATKVASIVAGIPLEDGEMLYELVKRFFGREEGVDGMTEDGIAAMMEMFAYFGELTRKRRAQGTNGADPLDVLIEFEQDGRPLVDDEIASHMSMLLIGGSETFPKVFANLARRLAEFPEQRAKVAADPSLAPDAFTEGLRYDMPTQFLGRTLLRDVEIRDQKLREGESVIFLYASANRDEAEFDDPDRFDIERRPPRILSFGHGTHACLGIHVAKAEGRIALEELLERDPEYGIDLDGAERLRTEFVQGFASLPIQLLR is encoded by the coding sequence ATGGTCGAGTACAACCCGTTTTCCGAAGAGATCATGGCGGATCCCTACCCGATCTATCGCCAGCTCCGGGCCGAGGCCCCGGTCTACCGGCTCGCCGACTACCCGTGCTGGGCGCTGTCGCGTTTCGAGGACGTCTGGAACGCGAGCATGGACGCGAAGTCCTACTCCGTGGCGCAGGGCACCACGCCGGCCCAGCAGCTCACGAAGGTCCAGCCGGTCACGCCGATGATCAACAACCTGGACCCGCCGGATCACACCCGCCTGCGCTCCCAGTTCCGGCCCTTCTTCGGGCCGGCGCGGGTACGCGCCCTCGACCCGACGATTCGCGAGCTGTTCAGCAAGGCCCTCGATGAGCTGGTCGAGCGCGGCGGCGGCGACCTGGTCGGCGAGTTCGGCACCCGGGTGGCGACGAAGGTGGCGTCGATCGTGGCTGGGATCCCGCTCGAGGACGGCGAGATGCTCTACGAGCTCGTGAAGCGCTTCTTCGGCCGGGAAGAGGGCGTCGACGGCATGACCGAGGACGGGATCGCCGCGATGATGGAGATGTTCGCGTACTTCGGCGAGCTCACCCGCAAGCGACGCGCCCAGGGCACGAACGGCGCCGACCCCCTCGACGTCCTGATCGAGTTCGAACAGGACGGCCGACCGCTCGTCGACGACGAGATCGCCTCCCATATGTCGATGCTCCTGATCGGGGGCTCGGAGACCTTCCCGAAGGTGTTCGCCAACCTGGCCCGGCGGCTCGCCGAGTTTCCGGAGCAGCGCGCGAAGGTGGCGGCCGACCCGAGCCTGGCACCCGACGCGTTCACCGAGGGGCTGCGGTACGACATGCCGACCCAGTTCCTGGGCCGCACCCTGCTGCGCGACGTCGAGATCCGCGATCAGAAGCTGCGCGAGGGCGAGTCCGTGATCTTCCTCTACGCCTCCGCGAACCGCGACGAGGCCGAGTTCGACGACCCGGACCGCTTCGACATCGAGCGGCGCCCACCGCGCATTCTCTCCTTCGGCCACGGCACCCACGCTTGCCTGGGCATCCACGTGGCAAAGGCCGAGGGGCGAATCGCCCTCGAGGAGCTGCTCGAGCGCGATCCGGAGTACGGCATCGACCTCGACGGCGCCGAGCGCCTGCGCACCGAGTTCGTGCAGGGCTTCGCCTCGCTGCCGATCCAGCTCTTGCGCTAG
- a CDS encoding MarR family winged helix-turn-helix transcriptional regulator: MSEATIQDAAQSIADMKERNFPLLVQLLTRDFTRRCTAKLEERGHPQLQASHNAVFQGLGAQGTRLTDLARRAAMTKQAMGQIVDDLERLGYVERVPDPADGRAKIVRFTVKGRAFMADAAAVIHEIWDDYANLVGQKELAQAQQALRSLWQGILKTAKAEG; this comes from the coding sequence ATGAGTGAAGCCACGATCCAAGACGCGGCGCAGTCGATCGCCGACATGAAGGAACGCAACTTCCCGCTGCTGGTTCAGTTGCTCACGCGGGACTTCACGCGCCGCTGCACGGCGAAGCTCGAGGAGCGGGGCCACCCCCAGCTCCAGGCCTCGCACAACGCGGTGTTCCAGGGGCTCGGCGCCCAGGGCACGCGCCTCACCGACCTCGCACGTCGCGCCGCGATGACGAAGCAGGCGATGGGTCAGATCGTCGACGACCTCGAACGACTCGGCTACGTCGAACGTGTGCCGGATCCGGCCGATGGGCGCGCGAAGATCGTCCGCTTCACCGTCAAGGGTCGCGCCTTCATGGCCGACGCCGCGGCCGTGATCCACGAGATCTGGGACGACTACGCGAACCTGGTCGGCCAGAAGGAACTCGCGCAGGCCCAGCAGGCCCTGCGTTCGCTTTGGCAGGGCATTCTGAAGACAGCTAAAGCCGAGGGATGA
- a CDS encoding response regulator transcription factor — protein sequence MRRLLVVEDDPEIADLVLLHLRNTGYEAEHVRKGRDALDRLDADRFDLLILDLGLPGGVDGLEVCRRLRARGDLTPVVMLTARGEEIDRVVGLELGADDYVTKPFSVRELLARVNALLRRLEAIDERQEGLPPVLEFGALRIDTVRHRAEREGAAIDLTPREFDLLVWFARHPGRVFTRGELLEHVWGYGHEGYAHTVNSHINRLRSKLERDPAAPEFVLTVWGVGYKFAEHPAR from the coding sequence ATGCGGCGCTTGCTGGTGGTGGAGGACGATCCCGAGATCGCCGACCTCGTGCTGCTCCACCTGCGCAACACGGGCTACGAGGCGGAGCACGTGCGGAAGGGGCGCGATGCCCTCGACCGCCTGGACGCCGATCGCTTCGACCTGCTGATCCTGGATCTCGGGCTGCCCGGGGGCGTCGACGGCCTCGAAGTGTGTCGTCGTCTGCGGGCGCGTGGCGACCTGACCCCGGTCGTGATGCTGACCGCCCGGGGAGAAGAGATCGATCGCGTCGTGGGTCTCGAACTCGGCGCCGACGACTACGTCACCAAGCCCTTCAGCGTTCGCGAGCTCCTGGCGCGGGTGAATGCCCTGCTGCGGCGCCTGGAAGCGATCGACGAGCGCCAGGAGGGGCTGCCCCCCGTACTCGAGTTCGGCGCGCTGCGCATCGACACCGTGCGGCACCGGGCGGAGCGCGAGGGAGCCGCGATCGACCTGACGCCGCGCGAGTTCGATCTCCTGGTGTGGTTCGCCAGGCACCCTGGGCGGGTGTTCACGCGCGGCGAGCTGCTCGAACATGTCTGGGGCTATGGCCACGAGGGCTACGCTCACACCGTGAACTCCCACATCAACCGTCTGCGCTCGAAGCTCGAACGCGATCCCGCCGCGCCGGAGTTCGTGCTCACGGTCTGGGGGGTCGGATACAAGTTCGCCGAGCATCCGGCCCGCTGA
- a CDS encoding acyl-CoA dehydrogenase family protein translates to MNLTYGPEYEAFRAELQEFLRGWPLQGDEAKLPRNEQERLFRKRGIEAGYVYRSIPAEYGGAGRQSDPLYDRIIQEEYARTGAPGNRLNQGPGLLVPTLLDFGTEEQKRRFIPPTLAGEMQWCQGYSEPGSGSDLASLQTSARLDGDHWVINGQKIWTSNAREAHYMFGLFRTEPDAGKHAGISYLLVPMDAEGIDVRPLKQMTGSEEFNEVFFNDVHTPADHILGKRGEGWTISRATLRHERNLIGNPALMRQQFEMMLAIARRTERGGRPAIEEPGIRDRIAEVEGFVRCVETTNLRMLSAESRGEAMQVMLPMMMIKLYSTQVMERVASLAYDLLGGDGLLAPIVENDSIYDGSGTLRGGVHNFLYSMGPSIAGGASNIQRNIIGERGLGLPRDLRPSGG, encoded by the coding sequence ATGAACCTCACCTACGGACCCGAGTACGAAGCGTTCCGTGCCGAGCTGCAGGAGTTCCTGCGTGGCTGGCCGCTCCAAGGCGACGAAGCGAAGCTGCCCCGCAACGAACAGGAGCGTCTGTTCCGCAAGCGCGGCATCGAGGCGGGCTACGTCTACCGCAGCATTCCCGCCGAGTACGGCGGCGCCGGACGCCAGAGCGACCCGCTCTACGACCGCATCATCCAAGAGGAGTACGCGCGCACCGGCGCGCCCGGCAACCGCCTGAACCAGGGTCCGGGCCTGCTCGTGCCGACCCTGCTCGACTTCGGCACCGAGGAGCAGAAGCGCCGCTTCATTCCGCCGACGCTGGCGGGAGAGATGCAGTGGTGCCAGGGCTACAGCGAACCGGGCTCCGGGAGCGATCTCGCCTCGCTGCAGACCAGCGCGCGTCTCGATGGGGATCACTGGGTGATCAACGGTCAGAAGATCTGGACGAGCAACGCGCGCGAAGCCCACTACATGTTCGGTCTCTTCCGCACGGAGCCCGACGCCGGCAAGCACGCGGGCATCTCGTACCTGCTCGTGCCCATGGACGCCGAAGGCATCGACGTGCGCCCGCTGAAGCAGATGACCGGGAGCGAGGAGTTCAACGAGGTCTTCTTCAACGACGTGCACACGCCCGCGGACCACATCCTCGGCAAGCGCGGCGAAGGCTGGACGATCTCGCGGGCCACCCTGCGCCACGAACGCAACCTGATCGGCAACCCGGCGCTGATGCGCCAGCAGTTCGAGATGATGCTGGCGATCGCACGTCGGACCGAGCGCGGGGGGCGACCGGCCATCGAAGAGCCCGGTATTCGCGATCGCATCGCGGAAGTCGAGGGGTTCGTGCGCTGCGTCGAAACCACCAACCTGCGCATGCTCTCGGCCGAGTCCCGCGGCGAAGCGATGCAGGTGATGCTGCCGATGATGATGATCAAGCTCTACTCCACCCAGGTGATGGAGCGGGTCGCGAGCCTGGCCTACGACCTGCTCGGTGGTGACGGGCTGCTCGCGCCGATTGTCGAAAACGACAGCATCTACGACGGCTCGGGGACGCTCCGCGGCGGCGTGCACAACTTCCTGTACTCTATGGGCCCGTCCATCGCGGGCGGTGCCTCGAACATCCAGCGCAACATCATCGGCGAGCGCGGGCTGGGGCTCCCCCGAGACCTGCGCCCCAGCGGAGGCTGA